A DNA window from Methylocystis heyeri contains the following coding sequences:
- a CDS encoding SRPBCC family protein has protein sequence MSFVAPRRAFLAAALSLVPAIALAHGPSRQKVVEKIEIDAPPAKVWEIVGNFGDINWLPGVAKTEATGGNTPEQAKRKLTLSNGGTIDESLTKYDAAAMSLSYKIDQVDPKVLPVNNYSSTITVTPADGGKSTVEWKGAFYRGFMNNDPPPELSDEAALKAVGGIYTSGLAALKAKAEGK, from the coding sequence ATGTCTTTCGTCGCCCCGCGCCGCGCTTTCCTCGCTGCGGCCCTGTCGCTCGTTCCCGCAATCGCACTCGCCCACGGTCCCTCGCGCCAGAAGGTCGTGGAAAAGATCGAGATCGACGCTCCGCCCGCCAAGGTCTGGGAGATCGTCGGCAATTTCGGCGACATCAACTGGCTGCCGGGCGTCGCCAAGACCGAGGCGACCGGCGGCAATACGCCGGAGCAGGCCAAGCGCAAGCTCACGCTCAGCAACGGCGGGACCATCGACGAGTCCCTGACCAAATACGACGCCGCCGCGATGTCGCTCTCCTACAAGATCGATCAGGTGGACCCCAAGGTTCTGCCCGTCAACAACTATTCCTCCACCATCACGGTCACGCCCGCCGACGGCGGCAAGTCCACGGTGGAATGGAAGGGCGCCTTCTATCGCGGCTTCATGAACAACGATCCGCCGCCGGAACTCTCGGACGAGGCCGCCCTCAAGGCGGTCGGCGGCATCTACACCAGCGGCCTCGCGGCGCTGAAGGCCAAGGCCGAAGGCAAGTAA
- a CDS encoding vitamin B12-dependent ribonucleotide reductase has product MKIERRFTAAGQSPYASIEFRTTKSEIRNPDGSVVFSLDGIEVPAGWSQVAADVLAQKYFRKAGVPARLKRIEENSIPSFLWRSTADAEALAALPKDQRYVCETTAQQVFDRLAGAWTYWGWKGGYFDSEEDAQAFMDELRYMLARQMAAPNSPQWFNTGLHWAYGVDGPGQGHFYVDFASGKLVRSKSAYEHPQPHACFIQSVEDDLVNDGGIMDLWVREARLFKYGSGTGSNFSRLRGENEKLSGGGASSGLMSFLKIGDRAAGAIKSGGTTRRAAKMVVVDVDHPDVEAFIDWKVKEEEKVASLVAGSKIVKKHLKAILRACVNCEGANDDCFNPEKNPALKREIKLARREDVPDNFIKRIIQFARQGYKDIAFETFDTDWDSEAYLTVSGQNSNNTVRVTDDFLRAVEEDKDWALIRRLDGKTAKTVKAKDLWEKIGYAAWASADPGIQFHTTINDWHTCPAGGPIRASNPCSEYMFLDDTACNLASLNLLQFRDEATKQIDIAAYEHAVRLWTVVLEISVLMAQFPSREIAQLSYDYRTLGLGYANVGGLLMSSGIAYDSAQGRAITGALSAIMTGVAYATSAEMARELGPFARFMENREAMLRVIRNHRRAALGEHSGYEKLSIAPVPLDIAACPDKALNEAAARAWENALRQGELHGYRNAQVSVVAPTGTIGLVMDCDTTGIEPDFALVKFKKLAGGGYLKIVNRAVPEALRTLGYNEAEIADIEAYAVGHASLSNAPAINTTSLRARGFTDEKLQVVEKALAGAFDIKFVFNKWTLGADFLSSALRVSPAALDDKNFDLLSHLGFSRAEIEAANVHICGAMTLEGAPFLKREHYAVFDCANPCGRTGKRYLSVESHIRMMAAAQPFISGAISKTINMPNEATIEDCEQSYLLSWRLALKANALYRDGSKLSQPLSAQLIAGDEEDEDAGDKVEQLIAASVPARAAQVAERVVERIVHQLVREREKLPDRRKGYTQKAAVGGHKVYLRTGEYGDGRLGEIFIDMHKEGAAFRSLMNNFAIAISLGLQYGVPLEEYVDAFTFTRFEPAGPVQGNDMIKNATSILDYVFRELAVSYLGRNDLAHVSPDDIGHDVLGKGEHEGKAPEAASVVSRGLLRNKADRLTLVNRADATPPMAHASSGALALKSELAREIEESTNPFDDDNDPTTGGLAFSRDVEWSKPSLSARRDQARMKGYVGEACPECGNFTLVRNGTCLKCDTCGGTTGCS; this is encoded by the coding sequence ATGAAGATCGAGCGCCGCTTCACCGCCGCCGGCCAGTCTCCTTACGCGTCGATCGAGTTCCGCACGACGAAAAGCGAGATCAGGAACCCGGATGGATCGGTGGTGTTCTCGCTCGACGGCATCGAGGTCCCGGCGGGCTGGAGCCAGGTCGCCGCCGACGTGCTGGCGCAAAAATACTTCCGCAAGGCGGGCGTGCCGGCCCGGCTCAAGCGGATCGAGGAAAATTCGATCCCCTCTTTCCTGTGGCGCTCCACGGCCGACGCGGAGGCGCTCGCCGCCCTGCCCAAGGACCAGCGCTATGTCTGCGAAACCACGGCGCAGCAGGTGTTCGACCGGCTGGCCGGGGCCTGGACCTATTGGGGCTGGAAGGGCGGCTATTTCGACAGCGAGGAAGACGCCCAGGCCTTCATGGACGAGCTGCGCTACATGCTGGCGAGACAAATGGCCGCGCCCAACTCGCCGCAATGGTTCAACACCGGCCTGCACTGGGCCTATGGCGTCGACGGCCCCGGCCAGGGCCATTTTTATGTGGATTTCGCCAGCGGCAAGCTGGTGAGGTCGAAGAGCGCCTATGAGCATCCGCAGCCGCACGCCTGCTTCATCCAGTCGGTGGAAGACGATCTCGTCAACGACGGCGGCATCATGGATCTGTGGGTGCGCGAGGCCCGCCTGTTCAAATACGGCTCCGGCACCGGCTCCAACTTCTCCCGGCTGCGCGGCGAAAACGAAAAGCTCTCTGGCGGCGGCGCCTCCTCGGGGCTGATGTCCTTCCTCAAGATCGGCGATCGCGCCGCGGGCGCGATCAAATCCGGCGGCACCACCCGCCGCGCCGCCAAAATGGTGGTGGTGGACGTCGATCACCCCGACGTCGAGGCCTTCATCGACTGGAAGGTGAAGGAGGAGGAAAAAGTCGCCTCGCTCGTCGCCGGCTCCAAGATCGTCAAGAAGCACCTCAAGGCGATCCTGCGCGCCTGCGTGAACTGCGAAGGCGCCAACGACGATTGCTTCAACCCCGAGAAAAACCCCGCGCTCAAGCGCGAGATCAAGCTGGCCCGCCGCGAAGACGTGCCGGACAATTTCATCAAGCGCATCATCCAATTCGCCCGCCAGGGCTATAAGGACATCGCCTTTGAAACTTTCGACACCGATTGGGACAGCGAGGCCTATCTCACCGTCTCGGGCCAGAACTCCAACAACACGGTGCGCGTCACCGACGACTTTTTGCGCGCGGTTGAGGAGGATAAAGACTGGGCGCTGATCCGCCGGCTCGACGGCAAGACCGCCAAGACGGTCAAGGCCAAAGACCTCTGGGAGAAGATCGGCTACGCCGCCTGGGCTTCCGCCGATCCCGGCATTCAGTTCCACACCACCATCAACGACTGGCACACCTGCCCGGCCGGCGGCCCGATCCGCGCCTCCAATCCGTGCTCGGAATATATGTTCCTCGACGACACGGCCTGTAACCTCGCCTCGCTCAACCTGCTGCAGTTCCGCGACGAGGCCACCAAGCAGATCGACATCGCAGCCTATGAGCACGCGGTGCGGCTATGGACCGTGGTGCTGGAAATCTCGGTGCTGATGGCGCAGTTCCCCTCGCGCGAGATCGCCCAGCTTTCCTATGACTACCGCACGCTCGGCCTCGGCTACGCCAATGTCGGCGGGCTGCTGATGTCCTCCGGCATCGCCTATGACAGCGCGCAAGGCCGCGCCATCACCGGCGCGCTGTCGGCGATCATGACCGGCGTCGCCTACGCCACATCGGCGGAAATGGCCAGGGAGCTCGGCCCCTTCGCGCGCTTCATGGAAAACCGCGAGGCCATGCTGCGCGTCATCCGCAACCATCGCCGCGCCGCGCTCGGCGAGCATAGCGGCTATGAAAAGCTCTCCATCGCCCCGGTGCCGCTCGACATCGCCGCCTGCCCCGACAAGGCGCTGAACGAGGCCGCCGCCCGCGCCTGGGAGAACGCGCTGCGCCAGGGCGAGCTTCACGGCTATCGCAATGCGCAGGTTTCCGTCGTCGCGCCCACCGGCACCATCGGCCTCGTCATGGATTGCGACACCACCGGCATAGAGCCCGATTTCGCGCTGGTGAAGTTCAAGAAGCTGGCCGGCGGCGGCTATCTCAAGATCGTCAACCGCGCCGTGCCCGAGGCCTTGCGCACGCTCGGCTATAACGAGGCGGAGATCGCCGATATCGAGGCCTATGCGGTCGGCCATGCCAGCCTTTCCAATGCGCCGGCGATCAACACGACGAGCCTGCGCGCGCGCGGCTTCACCGATGAAAAACTCCAGGTGGTGGAAAAGGCGCTCGCCGGCGCCTTCGACATCAAATTCGTCTTCAACAAATGGACTCTCGGCGCCGATTTCCTCAGCTCTGCGCTGAGGGTTTCTCCCGCCGCGCTCGACGACAAGAATTTCGATCTGCTTTCGCATCTCGGGTTCTCGCGCGCGGAGATCGAAGCCGCCAACGTCCATATTTGCGGCGCGATGACGCTGGAGGGCGCGCCCTTCCTCAAGCGCGAGCATTATGCCGTGTTCGACTGCGCCAACCCGTGCGGGCGCACCGGAAAGCGCTATCTCTCGGTCGAATCGCATATCCGCATGATGGCGGCGGCGCAGCCCTTCATCTCGGGCGCGATCTCCAAGACCATCAACATGCCCAATGAGGCAACGATCGAGGATTGCGAGCAGTCCTATCTCTTGTCCTGGCGCCTCGCGCTCAAGGCCAATGCGCTTTATCGCGACGGCTCAAAGCTTTCGCAGCCGCTTTCGGCGCAGCTCATAGCGGGTGATGAAGAAGACGAAGACGCCGGCGACAAGGTCGAGCAGCTGATCGCGGCCAGCGTGCCGGCGCGCGCGGCGCAGGTGGCCGAACGCGTCGTCGAGCGCATCGTCCATCAGCTGGTGCGCGAGCGCGAAAAGCTGCCCGATCGCCGCAAGGGCTACACCCAGAAGGCCGCAGTCGGGGGACATAAGGTCTATCTGCGCACCGGCGAATATGGCGACGGACGCCTCGGCGAAATCTTCATCGACATGCACAAGGAGGGCGCCGCCTTCCGCAGCCTGATGAACAATTTCGCCATCGCCATTTCTCTCGGCCTGCAATATGGCGTGCCGCTCGAAGAATATGTCGACGCCTTCACCTTCACCCGCTTCGAGCCCGCCGGCCCGGTGCAAGGCAACGACATGATCAAGAACGCGACCTCGATTCTCGATTATGTGTTCCGCGAGCTTGCGGTCTCTTATCTCGGCCGCAACGATCTCGCCCATGTCTCGCCCGACGACATCGGCCATGACGTGCTCGGCAAGGGCGAGCATGAGGGCAAGGCGCCGGAAGCCGCCTCCGTCGTCTCGCGCGGGCTGCTGCGCAACAAGGCCGACCGGCTGACGCTGGTGAACCGCGCCGATGCGACGCCGCCGATGGCCCATGCTTCCAGCGGCGCCCTGGCGCTGAAATCGGAGCTCGCCCGTGAGATCGAAGAATCCACTAACCCTTTTGATGATGATAACGATCCCACGACGGGAGGCTTAGCTTTCTCGAGGGACGTCGAGTGGAGCAAACCCTCGCTTAGTGCGAGGAGAGATCAGGCTCGTATGAAGGGTTACGTTGGCGAAGCCTGCCCGGAATGTGGTAACTTTACGCTGGTTCGTAATGGCACATGCCTGAAATGCGATACATGCGGGGGAACGACCGGCTGCTCCTGA
- a CDS encoding ImmA/IrrE family metallo-endopeptidase yields the protein MSHPTDYKVAPKSFARLAADAESLRKLLGADHRPEFKVWQAIEFLERTELPNKGVLTVHTFNAPLGYAPARVKYKPLRLFIDRDVKEAALLGFPFEKYVVAHEIAHIVEHDNTAKAFSSSEAERLKAWPKEELAEWQADTFADNLLVPWKYLFSFRFDINAIASACNVERKVVERQIAALKAEKRYVCQECPKCGCFTLARKGNALKCETCGNELDTPNAGGVR from the coding sequence GTGTCACACCCCACCGACTATAAAGTCGCTCCCAAAAGCTTTGCGCGTCTCGCAGCAGACGCCGAGTCCTTGCGGAAATTACTCGGGGCTGACCATCGCCCCGAGTTCAAGGTGTGGCAAGCAATTGAGTTCTTAGAAAGAACGGAGTTACCCAACAAAGGCGTTTTGACGGTTCACACATTTAATGCTCCGCTTGGCTACGCGCCCGCTAGAGTGAAATACAAACCTCTGCGTCTCTTCATTGATCGAGATGTGAAGGAAGCAGCGCTTCTTGGTTTCCCGTTCGAAAAATACGTTGTCGCCCATGAAATAGCCCACATAGTAGAGCACGATAACACTGCGAAAGCTTTTTCTTCCAGCGAAGCCGAACGCCTCAAGGCTTGGCCAAAAGAAGAGTTAGCTGAATGGCAGGCAGACACCTTCGCTGATAACCTACTAGTGCCATGGAAATATTTGTTTTCTTTTCGTTTCGATATTAACGCCATCGCGTCCGCCTGCAACGTCGAGCGGAAAGTGGTGGAACGCCAGATCGCCGCATTGAAGGCTGAGAAGCGATATGTTTGTCAGGAGTGCCCGAAATGCGGCTGCTTTACGCTGGCGCGCAAAGGTAATGCGCTAAAATGTGAAACTTGCGGAAATGAGTTGGATACCCCTAACGCTGGAGGAGTTCGATGA
- a CDS encoding Swt1 family HEPN domain-containing protein gives MSDDVIPKIGSPLDGSDSLRLINKSAINPLLGSMNSTHLNEIERLSALVKQFSPPVMPELEGLTKMADIASAHLKEMDRLSAFAKQFQAPVIPEVERFANISNLASAHLKEMERLSTSAKQFGTYICPEVEALSKYSRAASLAIAPFSAETGRSLWESRIAGKLGAFNRPWALEGALGISVTGFARLARISDAAHYSQPFDEPVAELFREELGFGIEADESADAEARDAAAVEAGLHPGLIAFPREEYGDVICAAGFQFEFAVAPLPVAIEDGDPGAVLDPRHNEVLTNLELSLRYAIEAKLSALDGDAWVKRRVPPKLRDEWQALQAKDRQDGRSVYGLIHYADFSHLESIIAQKNNWSDAFGAIFGNKEFFCLALRQLCQIRNAVSHRRPLGRADVLMLFAQSTRIYKALGLKVFR, from the coding sequence ATGTCCGACGACGTTATCCCAAAAATCGGCTCACCTTTAGACGGCAGTGACTCGCTCCGACTGATTAACAAGTCAGCGATCAATCCACTGCTAGGTTCTATGAACTCTACCCATCTCAATGAAATAGAACGCTTATCGGCGCTGGTGAAGCAATTCAGCCCCCCTGTTATGCCAGAATTAGAGGGGCTGACGAAGATGGCGGATATTGCGTCTGCACATCTTAAAGAAATGGATCGCTTATCGGCATTTGCTAAGCAATTCCAAGCCCCTGTTATCCCAGAAGTAGAGAGGTTCGCGAACATATCAAATCTTGCGTCTGCTCATCTGAAGGAAATGGAGCGGCTATCGACGTCGGCCAAGCAATTTGGAACCTATATTTGTCCAGAAGTAGAGGCGTTATCGAAATACTCCCGCGCAGCCTCCCTTGCAATTGCGCCCTTTTCAGCCGAAACGGGGAGAAGTTTATGGGAGAGTAGGATTGCCGGAAAATTGGGAGCTTTCAACCGACCTTGGGCACTGGAGGGGGCGCTGGGGATTTCGGTCACTGGATTCGCCCGCTTGGCCCGCATTAGCGATGCCGCGCATTATAGTCAGCCTTTTGATGAACCGGTCGCTGAATTATTCCGAGAGGAACTCGGTTTTGGGATCGAAGCGGACGAAAGCGCGGATGCGGAAGCCCGCGATGCTGCGGCCGTCGAAGCCGGATTGCATCCAGGGCTGATTGCTTTTCCCCGCGAGGAATACGGCGATGTAATATGCGCGGCCGGATTTCAATTTGAATTCGCTGTCGCTCCTCTGCCTGTCGCAATAGAAGATGGCGATCCGGGTGCTGTATTGGATCCCCGACACAACGAGGTGCTTACTAACTTAGAGCTATCTTTACGGTATGCTATCGAAGCAAAACTATCTGCGCTGGATGGTGATGCTTGGGTCAAGAGGCGTGTTCCACCTAAGCTCCGGGACGAATGGCAAGCTCTTCAGGCGAAGGATCGCCAAGACGGGCGGTCCGTTTATGGACTAATACATTACGCTGACTTCTCGCATTTGGAGAGCATTATTGCACAAAAAAACAACTGGAGTGACGCGTTCGGAGCTATTTTTGGAAATAAGGAGTTTTTCTGTTTAGCGCTTCGGCAGTTGTGTCAGATTAGAAACGCTGTATCGCATCGTCGACCCCTCGGGAGAGCTGATGTCTTGATGTTGTTTGCACAATCAACTCGGATCTACAAGGCGCTAGGACTTAAGGTATTTAGATGA
- a CDS encoding helix-turn-helix domain-containing protein: MSDYPGIISAMERTDRWRLLGAFLRAHRERMSPPAGAATRRRTPGMRREELAEAAGISVTWVTWLEQGREVNASVAALSRIAKALSLTPAERASLFDLAGKRDPSAPAAALPDLPAELLELPAQFAGPAYLLDAVWTARAWNGAAADLFTGWLDEASSERNLLAFVFLSPLAPRLIGDWAERARRLAAEFRADFNRRPNDPAMGALVDRLSDQSALFASLWRDQDVLGREGGERCFTHPLRGKLHFRQTTLLIASRPEVKLVCLTGV; this comes from the coding sequence ATGAGCGATTATCCTGGTATAATAAGCGCCATGGAGAGAACCGACCGCTGGCGCCTGCTCGGCGCTTTTCTTCGCGCCCATCGTGAGCGCATGTCGCCCCCGGCCGGGGCTGCAACGCGTCGCCGCACGCCCGGAATGCGGCGGGAGGAACTGGCCGAAGCAGCCGGGATCAGCGTGACCTGGGTCACCTGGCTCGAACAAGGCAGGGAGGTGAACGCCTCCGTCGCGGCGCTGTCGCGCATAGCGAAGGCGTTGAGCCTCACCCCGGCGGAACGGGCCTCGCTGTTCGATCTTGCGGGAAAACGCGATCCCAGCGCCCCGGCTGCGGCCCTGCCCGATCTGCCCGCAGAATTGCTGGAGCTGCCTGCACAATTTGCCGGGCCGGCCTATCTGCTCGACGCGGTCTGGACGGCGCGGGCCTGGAATGGGGCCGCCGCCGATCTCTTCACCGGCTGGCTCGATGAGGCTTCATCCGAGCGCAACCTGCTCGCTTTCGTGTTTCTTTCGCCGCTCGCCCCGCGCCTCATCGGCGATTGGGCCGAGCGCGCGCGGCGTCTTGCGGCTGAGTTTCGCGCCGATTTCAACCGCCGCCCCAATGATCCGGCGATGGGCGCGCTGGTCGACCGCCTCTCGGATCAAAGCGCGCTGTTTGCTTCGCTTTGGCGCGATCAGGATGTGCTCGGCCGCGAAGGCGGAGAACGCTGTTTTACCCATCCGTTGCGCGGAAAATTGCATTTCCGCCAGACGACGCTGCTCATCGCCTCCCGGCCGGAGGTTAAGCTGGTGTGTTTGACGGGGGTGTAG
- a CDS encoding class I SAM-dependent methyltransferase, whose product MTRQSQTEVVASQFGPRAEAYLASAVHASGQDLDSLEQRVGPRPEAIALDMGCGGGHVSFRLAPLVKKVVAYDLSPDMLATVTEEALRRGLQNIVTKQGAAEDLPCPSESFDVAATRFSAHHWRDLPAGLVQMHRVLKPGGMAIFIDTIAPEDPLLDTWLQALELLRDPSHVRNPSLDDWRAMLAKAGFFVEETTQFRIRLEFASWVSRMNTPAVHVEAIRSLQRRAPAEVVDYFVIEADGSFELDTAMIVAMKE is encoded by the coding sequence ATGACCCGCCAAAGCCAGACCGAAGTCGTCGCCAGCCAATTCGGACCGCGCGCAGAGGCCTATCTCGCCAGCGCCGTTCACGCCTCCGGCCAGGACCTCGATTCTTTGGAGCAGCGCGTCGGGCCGCGCCCGGAGGCGATCGCGCTCGACATGGGTTGCGGCGGCGGCCATGTGAGTTTTCGGCTGGCCCCTTTGGTGAAGAAAGTCGTCGCCTATGACCTCTCCCCCGACATGCTGGCGACTGTGACGGAGGAAGCCCTGCGTCGCGGGCTGCAGAACATCGTGACCAAACAGGGCGCGGCGGAAGACCTGCCCTGCCCTTCGGAATCATTCGATGTAGCCGCGACCCGCTTTTCCGCCCATCATTGGCGCGATCTGCCCGCCGGCCTCGTGCAGATGCACCGCGTGTTGAAACCCGGCGGCATGGCGATCTTCATCGACACCATCGCGCCCGAAGACCCGCTGCTCGACACCTGGTTGCAAGCCCTCGAATTGCTGCGCGACCCCTCCCATGTGCGCAATCCCTCGCTTGACGACTGGCGCGCCATGCTGGCGAAGGCGGGATTTTTCGTGGAGGAGACGACACAATTTCGCATCCGCCTGGAGTTTGCCTCCTGGGTCTCGCGCATGAACACGCCGGCGGTTCATGTCGAGGCGATACGCTCGCTGCAACGGCGCGCGCCGGCGGAGGTGGTGGATTATTTTGTCATCGAGGCGGATGGCAGTTTTGAGCTGGACACAGCAATGATCGTGGCGATGAAGGAATAA
- the blaOXA gene encoding class D beta-lactamase, giving the protein METRMKKTFALLFLFSMPHAAEARELCTVFADAETGKVFFKRGEHCDQRVTPASSFKIAISLMGFDSGFLKDEHSPRLPFKQGYPDWRPSWREATDPAKWMKESVVWFSQQITQALGPERFAKYVRDFGYGNEDASGDAGKDNGLTRAWLSSSLKISPLEQIAFLEKIVNRRLPVSASAYEMTGKITLIDAPPAGWELHGKTGSGAPVLPGGAQDEAHFYGWFVGWGIKGQRKIVFARLTQDEKREAESSGLRARDGLLKELPSILNSQSD; this is encoded by the coding sequence ATGGAAACCCGCATGAAAAAAACCTTCGCTCTTCTTTTCTTGTTCTCCATGCCGCATGCGGCGGAAGCCCGCGAGCTCTGCACCGTCTTCGCCGACGCCGAGACGGGAAAGGTCTTCTTCAAGCGCGGCGAACATTGCGACCAGCGCGTCACGCCGGCCTCGTCGTTCAAGATCGCGATCAGCCTGATGGGCTTTGATTCAGGATTTCTGAAAGACGAGCATTCGCCCAGACTCCCCTTCAAGCAAGGCTATCCCGATTGGAGGCCGAGCTGGCGCGAGGCGACCGACCCGGCGAAATGGATGAAAGAATCCGTCGTGTGGTTCTCCCAGCAAATCACGCAAGCTCTGGGGCCGGAGCGGTTCGCAAAATATGTGAGGGATTTTGGCTACGGCAATGAGGACGCCTCGGGCGACGCCGGCAAGGATAACGGCCTGACCCGGGCCTGGCTCAGCTCCTCGCTGAAAATCTCTCCGCTGGAGCAGATCGCCTTCCTTGAAAAAATCGTCAATCGCCGGCTTCCTGTGAGCGCTTCGGCCTATGAGATGACCGGCAAAATCACGCTCATCGACGCGCCTCCCGCCGGATGGGAATTGCATGGCAAGACAGGATCGGGCGCTCCTGTCTTGCCCGGCGGCGCGCAGGATGAGGCTCACTTCTATGGCTGGTTCGTCGGCTGGGGGATTAAAGGCCAACGCAAAATTGTGTTCGCGCGCCTCACTCAGGATGAAAAACGAGAGGCGGAATCTTCGGGTTTGCGCGCACGCGACGGCTTGCTGAAGGAACTCCCGTCCATATTAAACAGCCAATCCGACTGA
- the aqpZ gene encoding aquaporin Z, with translation MHLFLRKLFAEFLGTFWLVFGGCGSALISAGFPQLGIGFTGVSLAFGLTVLTGAYAFGPVSGGHFNPAVSLGLATAGRFSWKELGPYWLVQLLGATAAAFVLLKICEGNIDFSLANGFAANGYDEHSPNGYALQSAFLVEVVLTAFFLLVILGATESRAAAGFAPIAIGLALTLIHLVDIPVTNASVNPARSTSQALFVGGWALQQLWLFWAAPLLGGLLGGLIHRFALADKD, from the coding sequence ATGCATCTCTTCCTACGCAAGCTTTTCGCCGAATTTCTGGGAACCTTTTGGCTCGTCTTCGGCGGCTGCGGCAGCGCGCTGATCTCTGCGGGCTTTCCACAGCTCGGCATCGGCTTCACGGGCGTTTCGCTCGCCTTCGGCCTCACCGTGCTGACCGGAGCCTACGCCTTCGGTCCCGTTTCGGGCGGCCACTTCAATCCGGCTGTGTCTCTGGGCCTTGCGACGGCCGGCCGCTTCTCCTGGAAAGAGCTCGGACCCTATTGGCTGGTCCAGCTTCTCGGCGCGACAGCCGCGGCCTTCGTTCTGCTCAAGATCTGCGAGGGCAATATCGATTTTTCGCTCGCCAACGGCTTCGCGGCCAATGGCTATGACGAGCACTCTCCCAACGGTTATGCCCTGCAATCCGCCTTTCTGGTGGAGGTCGTGCTGACGGCCTTCTTCCTGCTGGTCATTCTCGGGGCCACGGAAAGCCGGGCGGCGGCCGGATTCGCTCCCATCGCCATCGGACTCGCCCTGACGCTGATCCATCTCGTGGATATTCCGGTCACCAACGCCTCCGTCAATCCGGCGCGCTCGACCAGCCAGGCGCTGTTCGTCGGCGGCTGGGCGCTGCAACAGCTGTGGCTGTTCTGGGCCGCTCCGCTGCTCGGCGGTCTGCTCGGCGGGCTCATCCATCGCTTCGCGCTGGCCGATAAGGACTGA